A region from the Triticum urartu cultivar G1812 chromosome 1, Tu2.1, whole genome shotgun sequence genome encodes:
- the LOC125507238 gene encoding uncharacterized protein LOC125507238 — protein MPAREADRLISVAGKARCYNYNMGLQVSITVEHQYPCILVTTKCHTNECECLFSVHLGSGELIWGTLEICFLYIGHDNSSPDILQWLPARVFLLLLFLVDIQEATWHLMSTACLLVTSEMKEGCNGICIRSFSMMAFST, from the exons ATGCCTGCCAGGGAGGCGGATCGGCTCATCTCCGTGGCTGGAAAGGCTCGATG TTACAATTACAACATGGGGCTTCAAGTGTCTATTACTGTGGAACACCAATATCCGTGCATTTTAGTTACGACTAAGTGCCACACCAATGAATGTGAATGTCTGTTCAG TGTCCATCTTGGTTCTGGTGAATTGATTTGGGGAACTCTTGAAATCTGTTTCTTGTATATTGGCCATGATAACTCTTCACCTGACATTCTGCAATGGCTTCCAGCCAG GGTTTTCTTGTTGCTGCTATTCCTCGTGGATATTCAAGAGGCAACTTGGCACCTAATGTCAACAGCATGCTTATTGGTGACGAGTGAAATGAAAGAAGGCTGCAATGGAATTTGTATTAG AAGTTTCTCCATGATGGCCTTTTCCACCTAG